One genomic window of Bradyrhizobium sp. CCGE-LA001 includes the following:
- a CDS encoding methyl-accepting chemotaxis protein, whose protein sequence is MKLLSHFKIRTKLASMVCLAALTVTAIIGVSAVLSKSRMMEDRVQQMRTAVELLYNYAQSLQDEVTAGKLTQAEAKSLFHQRGRRMSFNGSQGYPVVYNQDSSLVVNGANQQLEGKITGAKDSNGVLIADAIIKAGAETPQGGVTSYLYPRPGQTEPVRKTVYARKFAPWNVTISYGLYVDDIDADVRALTLELAAIGFGLMLLMAALSWLIARDVLGALDRQKSRMQAIAEGAIDKPVEETGRGDEIGRMAETLEVLRRTAQTARALEAEQVAAKTRTEQEKRDALIALADRFDASVGQLVGQMASGSGELESTAKSMSSTAEGTNRRAAVVGSAATEASQRVQTVAAAAEELSSSITEISRQVAQSAEVTGRAVDSARRTDTIVRALSDGAQQIEHVAELISSIAAQTNLLALNATIEAARAGEAGRGFAVVASEVKSLASQTAEATREIGDKIAQIQGATKEAVDAIGGITATIEEVSRIATSIGAAIEEQGAATAEIARSVSQTAEATKEVTTNIGAVGTAANETGNAAGMVLAAASSLSKQAEQLSGEVGTFLAGVRAA, encoded by the coding sequence ATGAAGCTGCTGAGTCATTTCAAGATCCGCACCAAGCTCGCCAGCATGGTCTGTCTCGCCGCGCTCACGGTCACGGCCATCATCGGCGTATCGGCCGTGCTCAGCAAGAGCCGCATGATGGAGGATCGCGTCCAGCAGATGCGGACCGCGGTGGAGCTGCTCTATAACTACGCTCAATCGCTCCAGGACGAGGTGACCGCCGGCAAGCTCACGCAAGCCGAGGCCAAGAGCCTGTTCCACCAGCGCGGCCGCCGCATGAGCTTCAACGGGAGCCAGGGCTATCCGGTGGTCTACAATCAGGACAGCTCCCTGGTCGTGAACGGCGCCAATCAGCAGCTCGAAGGCAAGATCACCGGCGCCAAGGATTCCAACGGCGTGCTGATCGCCGACGCCATCATCAAGGCCGGCGCTGAGACTCCGCAGGGCGGCGTGACCTCCTATCTCTATCCCCGCCCTGGTCAGACCGAGCCGGTCCGCAAGACCGTGTATGCGCGCAAATTCGCGCCATGGAACGTGACGATCAGCTACGGCCTCTATGTCGACGACATCGATGCCGACGTGCGCGCGCTGACGTTGGAGCTGGCTGCGATCGGCTTCGGCCTGATGCTGCTGATGGCGGCGCTGTCCTGGCTGATCGCCCGCGACGTGCTCGGTGCGCTCGACCGCCAGAAGAGCCGCATGCAGGCGATTGCCGAGGGCGCCATCGACAAGCCGGTCGAGGAGACCGGCCGCGGCGACGAGATCGGCCGCATGGCCGAGACGCTGGAAGTGCTCCGGCGAACCGCACAGACGGCGCGCGCGCTGGAAGCCGAACAGGTCGCCGCCAAGACGCGCACCGAGCAGGAGAAGCGCGACGCCCTGATCGCGCTTGCGGACCGCTTCGACGCCTCCGTCGGCCAGCTCGTCGGCCAGATGGCGTCCGGCTCCGGCGAACTCGAGAGCACCGCCAAGTCGATGTCGTCCACCGCCGAGGGCACCAACCGCCGCGCTGCCGTGGTCGGCTCGGCCGCCACCGAGGCCAGCCAGCGCGTCCAGACTGTGGCGGCCGCCGCCGAAGAACTCTCCTCCTCCATCACCGAGATCAGCCGTCAGGTTGCGCAATCCGCCGAAGTCACGGGACGCGCGGTGGACAGTGCCCGCCGCACCGACACGATCGTGCGCGCGCTGTCCGACGGCGCCCAGCAGATCGAGCATGTCGCCGAGTTGATCTCCAGCATCGCGGCGCAGACCAATCTGCTCGCGCTCAACGCCACCATCGAGGCCGCACGCGCGGGCGAAGCCGGTCGCGGCTTTGCCGTCGTCGCCTCCGAGGTGAAGTCGCTGGCGAGCCAGACTGCGGAAGCCACCCGCGAGATCGGCGACAAGATCGCGCAGATCCAGGGCGCGACCAAGGAGGCCGTGGACGCGATCGGCGGCATCACCGCCACCATCGAGGAGGTCAGCCGCATCGCCACCTCGATCGGCGCCGCCATCGAGGAGCAAGGCGCCGCCACCGCCGAGATCGCCCGCAGCGTGTCGCAGACCGCGGAGGCGACCAAGGAGGTCACGACCAATATCGGCGCTGTCGGCACCGCCGCGAACGAGACCGGCAATGCCGCCGGCATGGTGCTCGCGGCGGCTTCCAGCCTCTCCAAGCAGGCCGAGCAGCTCTCCGGCGAGGTCGGCACGTTCCTCGCAGGCGTCCGCGCGGCGTAA
- a CDS encoding DoxX family protein: protein MNFPYLTRFQPVLLSLFRFITGLLLFQYGVAKLFKFPAVPMFAKVELMSLYGAAGTLELVLGGLLMIGLFSRLAAFILSGEMAFAYFLGHMFRGESPVFLPLLNGGTSAILFCFACLYLSAAGAGPISVDAAMGNERESTGGAFARR from the coding sequence ATGAACTTTCCTTATCTCACTCGCTTTCAACCGGTTCTCTTGAGCCTGTTTCGCTTCATCACCGGCCTGTTGCTGTTCCAGTATGGCGTCGCCAAGCTGTTCAAGTTTCCGGCCGTTCCGATGTTCGCAAAAGTCGAACTGATGTCGCTGTACGGCGCGGCCGGCACGCTTGAACTGGTGCTCGGCGGGCTGTTGATGATCGGCCTGTTCTCGCGGCTTGCAGCCTTCATCCTGTCCGGTGAGATGGCGTTCGCCTACTTCCTCGGCCACATGTTCAGGGGCGAATCTCCGGTGTTCCTGCCGCTGCTCAACGGCGGCACCTCGGCCATCCTGTTCTGCTTCGCCTGCCTCTATCTGTCGGCGGCCGGCGCCGGCCCGATCAGCGTCGACGCGGCGATGGGCAATGAACGCGAATCGACCGGCGGCGCATTCGCGCGGCGCTGA
- a CDS encoding MFS transporter, giving the protein MDQNTPRETTKEQVGRARHDAVRTALVILCLCFTLAVLGRGLSESFTVFLKPISENFGWDRADVVSIYSLTWLISGLTAPLVGRLFDHSGPRIVYALGLFLLGSAFLIASQAQALWQFQLSIGLCVGIGVAFIGNVPNSILLGRWFGPRLPTAMAVVYSAMGGGVLALLPASQLLIDHLGWRETYQLFGLAALGLLVPLLLLPWRLFAAGSPHVAKKSDPDFIDNGWTLVSAMRHHAFWALFSTFFFTAVGMYAIAAQIVAYLIDAGFAPLQAATAWGFSGVVLVFGMLGVSALDGLIGRRPSVLLSYAISILGIVLLWLLQYYPNIILLTGFVVCFGSMMGSRGPLITATAMKIFRGKRVGTIFGTISIGSGLGSAFGSWSGGLIHDFTHGYDLLLLFALASVILGMIPFLVVPALRE; this is encoded by the coding sequence ATGGATCAGAACACGCCCAGGGAAACGACCAAGGAACAGGTCGGACGCGCCAGGCACGATGCGGTGCGCACCGCGCTCGTGATCCTCTGCCTGTGCTTCACGCTTGCTGTTCTTGGCCGCGGCCTCAGTGAGAGCTTCACCGTCTTCCTCAAGCCGATCTCCGAAAATTTCGGCTGGGATCGCGCCGACGTCGTCTCGATCTATTCCCTCACCTGGCTCATCAGCGGCCTGACCGCACCGCTGGTCGGTCGCCTGTTCGATCATTCCGGTCCGCGCATCGTCTACGCGCTGGGGCTATTCCTTCTCGGCTCGGCCTTCCTGATCGCAAGCCAGGCGCAGGCACTCTGGCAATTCCAGCTCTCGATCGGATTGTGCGTCGGCATCGGCGTCGCCTTCATCGGCAACGTGCCGAACTCGATCCTGCTCGGCCGCTGGTTCGGGCCGCGGCTGCCGACCGCAATGGCGGTGGTCTATTCCGCGATGGGCGGCGGCGTGCTGGCGCTGCTTCCGGCCTCGCAGCTGCTGATCGATCATCTCGGCTGGCGCGAGACGTATCAGCTGTTCGGCCTTGCCGCGCTCGGCTTGCTCGTGCCGCTGCTGCTCCTGCCCTGGCGCCTGTTCGCAGCCGGCTCACCGCACGTCGCCAAGAAAAGCGATCCGGATTTCATCGACAACGGCTGGACGCTTGTCAGCGCGATGCGCCACCACGCCTTCTGGGCGCTGTTCTCGACCTTCTTCTTCACAGCCGTCGGCATGTACGCGATCGCCGCGCAGATCGTGGCCTACCTGATCGACGCCGGCTTTGCCCCGCTCCAGGCCGCTACCGCCTGGGGCTTCTCCGGCGTCGTTCTCGTGTTCGGTATGCTTGGGGTCTCCGCGCTCGACGGGCTGATCGGGCGCCGGCCCTCGGTACTGCTGAGCTACGCGATCTCGATCCTCGGCATCGTCCTGCTCTGGCTCTTGCAGTATTATCCGAACATCATCCTGCTCACCGGTTTCGTCGTTTGCTTCGGCAGCATGATGGGCTCGCGCGGTCCGCTGATCACCGCCACCGCGATGAAGATCTTTCGAGGGAAGCGCGTCGGCACCATCTTCGGCACCATCTCGATCGGCAGCGGGTTGGGATCGGCCTTCGGCTCATGGAGCGGCGGCCTCATCCACGACTTCACCCACGGCTACGACCTCCTGCTCCTCTTCGCACTTGCGAGCGTGATCCTCGGAATGATTCCATTCCTGGTCGTCCCCGCATTGCGTGAATAG
- the tyrS gene encoding tyrosine--tRNA ligase, which yields MTAFKSEFLNTLQERGFIHQCSDFEGLDALAAKGEATAYVGYDCTARSLHIGNYLTMMMLYWLQQSGNKPITLMGGGTTMVGDPSGKDETRAMRTVAEIEANKDSIRGVFAKVLRYGDGKSDAVMLDNAEWLTKLNWIEMLRDVGRHFSVNRMLTMDSVRLRLEREQEMSFIEFNYMVCQAYDFVELAKRTGCRLQMGGSDQWGNIIMGVDLGRRMGTHQLFALTTPLLTTASGAKMGKTAQGAVWLNADQFSPYDFWQYWRNTEDADVGKFLKLFTTLPMAEIRKLEALGGSEINEAKKVLATEATALLHGRDAANEAAETARRTFEEGALAESLPTVEIPRGELDAGLSVLNAFVRAGLVASNGEARRQIKGGGLRVNDASVTDEKMALSAANLTPEGVIKLSFGKKKHVLIRPA from the coding sequence ATGACTGCATTTAAATCGGAATTCCTCAATACCCTGCAGGAACGTGGTTTCATCCACCAGTGCTCCGATTTCGAGGGGCTGGACGCACTCGCCGCCAAGGGCGAAGCGACAGCCTATGTCGGCTACGATTGCACCGCCCGCTCGCTGCACATCGGCAATTACCTGACCATGATGATGCTGTACTGGCTCCAGCAGTCCGGCAACAAGCCGATCACGCTGATGGGCGGCGGCACCACCATGGTGGGTGATCCCTCCGGCAAGGACGAGACGCGTGCGATGCGCACTGTCGCCGAGATCGAGGCCAACAAGGACTCGATCCGCGGCGTGTTCGCGAAGGTGCTGCGCTACGGCGATGGCAAGAGCGACGCCGTCATGCTCGACAATGCGGAATGGCTGACCAAGCTGAACTGGATCGAGATGCTGCGCGACGTCGGCCGGCATTTCTCGGTCAACCGCATGCTGACCATGGACTCCGTGCGGCTGCGCCTCGAGCGCGAGCAGGAGATGAGCTTCATCGAGTTCAACTACATGGTCTGTCAGGCCTACGACTTCGTCGAGCTCGCCAAGCGCACCGGTTGCCGTCTCCAGATGGGCGGCTCGGACCAGTGGGGCAATATCATCATGGGCGTCGATCTCGGCCGCCGCATGGGCACGCACCAGCTGTTCGCGCTGACGACGCCGCTGCTGACGACGGCGTCCGGCGCCAAGATGGGCAAGACCGCACAGGGCGCGGTGTGGCTCAATGCCGATCAGTTCTCGCCATATGATTTCTGGCAGTACTGGCGCAACACCGAGGATGCCGACGTCGGCAAGTTCCTGAAGCTGTTCACGACGCTGCCGATGGCCGAGATCAGGAAGCTCGAAGCCCTTGGCGGCTCCGAGATCAACGAGGCCAAGAAGGTGCTCGCCACCGAGGCGACCGCGCTGCTGCACGGCCGCGATGCCGCGAACGAAGCCGCCGAGACCGCGCGGCGCACCTTCGAGGAAGGCGCGCTCGCCGAAAGTCTGCCGACCGTGGAAATTCCGCGCGGCGAACTCGACGCCGGCCTCAGCGTGCTCAACGCCTTCGTTAGGGCGGGCCTGGTTGCGTCCAACGGCGAAGCCAGGCGTCAGATCAAGGGCGGCGGCCTGCGCGTCAACGATGCGTCCGTCACCGACGAAAAGATGGCGCTCTCCGCCGCGAACCTGACGCCGGAAGGCGTGATCAAGCTGTCCTTCGGCAAGAAGAAACATGTGCTGATCCGGCCTGCATAG
- a CDS encoding anhydro-N-acetylmuramic acid kinase, whose translation MMLTALGLMSGTSLDGVDVALIETDGKQVKAFGPSGYRPYGPAERNLLRQALSEAVHLPQRDARPGVLAEAERAVTQAHAEAVAAFVAQNRMRPEDIDIVGFHGQTVLHRPEKRLTVQIGDGPALAKAIHIPVMYDFRAADVEAGGQGAPLVPVYHRALANSLDREGPIVVVNIGGVSNITYIDGNDTLIACDTGPGNALLDDFMYRTMNQAFDAEGKFAALGKVDEGWISRALELPFFASPPPKSLDRNDFAGLKLGDVQPADGAATLTAFTAAAIARIIPLLPRRPRSWIVCGGGARNLTMLRMLRERVGSATVEAAETLGWASDAIEAQAFGFLAARGLKGLPLSYPATTGVPMPMTGGVIARP comes from the coding sequence ATGATGTTGACGGCACTCGGTTTGATGAGCGGCACCTCGCTGGACGGGGTGGATGTCGCGCTGATCGAAACCGACGGAAAGCAGGTGAAGGCGTTCGGACCGTCCGGTTACCGGCCCTACGGCCCGGCCGAGCGCAACCTGCTGCGCCAGGCCCTGAGCGAAGCTGTGCACTTGCCGCAGCGCGATGCCCGGCCCGGCGTTCTGGCCGAGGCCGAGCGCGCGGTGACGCAGGCCCATGCCGAGGCAGTGGCCGCCTTCGTCGCCCAGAACCGCATGAGGCCGGAGGACATCGACATCGTCGGCTTCCATGGCCAGACCGTGCTGCACCGGCCCGAGAAGCGGCTGACGGTGCAGATCGGCGATGGGCCGGCACTGGCCAAGGCGATCCATATCCCGGTCATGTATGATTTCCGCGCGGCCGACGTCGAAGCCGGCGGGCAGGGCGCGCCACTCGTGCCGGTCTATCATCGTGCGCTTGCCAATTCGCTGGATCGCGAAGGGCCCATCGTCGTGGTCAATATCGGCGGCGTCTCCAACATCACTTACATCGACGGCAACGACACGCTGATCGCCTGCGATACCGGTCCCGGCAACGCGCTGCTCGACGATTTCATGTACCGCACCATGAACCAGGCCTTCGATGCGGAAGGTAAATTCGCGGCGCTCGGCAAAGTGGACGAGGGCTGGATCTCGCGGGCGCTGGAGCTGCCGTTCTTTGCAAGCCCTCCGCCGAAGTCGCTCGACCGCAACGATTTTGCCGGCTTGAAGCTCGGCGACGTCCAGCCGGCCGACGGCGCCGCTACGCTTACCGCCTTCACCGCCGCTGCGATCGCCCGCATCATTCCGCTGTTGCCGCGGCGGCCGCGCAGCTGGATCGTCTGCGGCGGCGGGGCGCGCAACCTCACCATGCTGCGCATGCTGCGCGAGCGGGTGGGGTCGGCCACCGTCGAGGCTGCCGAGACGTTGGGCTGGGCTTCCGACGCCATCGAGGCGCAGGCCTTCGGCTTCCTCGCAGCGCGCGGCTTGAAGGGCTTGCCGCTGTCCTATCCGGCGACGACGGGCGTGCCGATGCCGATGACGGGCGGGGTGATCGCGCGGCCCTGA
- a CDS encoding glutathione S-transferase family protein: protein MTATLKLISHKLCPYVQRAVIALQEKGVPFERIDIDLANKPDWFLKLSPLGKVPVLVVTTDRGEVALFESNVICEYIEETQVGAKLHPADALKRAEHRAWMEFGSAILGDLWGLETTTDAATFESKRQALAAKFARVEAALGAGPYFAGDAFSLVDAVFAPIFRYFDVFDELTELGILSDLPKVRAWRAALAKRPSVRTAVGEDYPQLLRAFLVRHDAHLLKLAA, encoded by the coding sequence ATGACTGCCACCCTCAAACTGATTAGCCACAAGCTTTGCCCCTATGTTCAGCGTGCCGTGATCGCGCTGCAGGAGAAAGGCGTGCCGTTCGAGCGGATCGATATCGATCTCGCCAACAAGCCGGATTGGTTTCTGAAGCTGTCGCCGCTCGGCAAGGTGCCGGTGCTGGTGGTGACGACCGACCGCGGCGAGGTCGCGTTGTTCGAGAGCAACGTCATCTGCGAATACATCGAGGAAACCCAAGTCGGTGCGAAGCTGCATCCGGCAGATGCGTTGAAGCGCGCCGAGCACCGCGCCTGGATGGAGTTTGGCTCTGCCATCCTTGGCGATCTCTGGGGTTTGGAGACCACGACGGATGCGGCGACGTTCGAGAGCAAGCGTCAGGCGCTCGCGGCCAAATTCGCGCGCGTGGAAGCAGCGCTTGGCGCGGGGCCTTATTTTGCAGGCGATGCCTTCAGCCTGGTCGATGCCGTATTCGCCCCGATCTTCCGCTATTTCGATGTATTCGATGAACTAACCGAACTCGGGATCCTCAGCGATCTGCCGAAGGTCCGGGCCTGGCGCGCAGCGCTGGCGAAGCGCCCCAGCGTTCGCACCGCGGTCGGCGAGGACTATCCGCAATTGCTGCGCGCCTTCCTCGTCCGGCACGACGCGCATCTCCTAAAGCTAGCGGCCTGA
- a CDS encoding DMT family transporter — MSQSVGWLMLVIAGLLDVGWAIAMKYADGYTRAGWSIVSLVLLAAFVFLLGRALKVLEVGVAYSVWTGIGAAGTFIMGVTLFGETLSAMKLAGIALVLMGIVALKLA, encoded by the coding sequence ATGTCGCAGTCCGTGGGTTGGCTCATGCTGGTGATCGCAGGCCTGCTCGACGTCGGCTGGGCCATCGCGATGAAATATGCGGACGGCTACACGCGAGCAGGCTGGAGCATCGTCTCGCTGGTGCTCCTCGCCGCTTTCGTCTTCCTGCTGGGGCGCGCCTTGAAGGTGCTCGAGGTCGGCGTCGCCTATTCGGTATGGACCGGCATCGGGGCTGCCGGCACCTTCATCATGGGCGTGACGCTGTTCGGTGAGACCCTGAGCGCGATGAAGCTTGCGGGCATCGCGCTCGTCTTAATGGGCATCGTCGCGCTCAAGCTGGCTTGA
- a CDS encoding alpha/beta hydrolase, whose product MPEVIFTGPAGRLEGRYHPAKQKNAPIAMILHPHPQFHGTMNHQIVYQCYYAFAHRGFSVLRFNFRGVGRSQGSFDHGTGELSDAAAALDWAQTINPEARACWVAGFSFGAWIGMQLLMRRPEVEGFISIAPPANLYDFSFLAPCPSSGLIVHGEKDAVVPPKDVNTLVEKLKTQKGIVIDQQVIPGANHFFDAKLEPLMETITAYLDMRLANVR is encoded by the coding sequence ATGCCTGAAGTTATTTTCACCGGCCCCGCGGGCCGTCTCGAAGGCCGCTACCATCCGGCCAAGCAGAAGAACGCGCCGATCGCGATGATCCTGCATCCGCATCCGCAGTTCCATGGCACGATGAACCATCAGATCGTGTACCAGTGCTACTACGCCTTCGCGCATCGCGGCTTCTCCGTGCTGCGCTTCAATTTCCGGGGCGTCGGCCGCAGCCAGGGCTCGTTCGACCACGGCACCGGCGAATTGTCGGATGCGGCAGCTGCGCTAGACTGGGCCCAGACCATCAATCCCGAGGCGCGCGCATGCTGGGTCGCCGGGTTCTCCTTCGGCGCCTGGATCGGCATGCAGCTCCTGATGCGCCGCCCCGAGGTCGAGGGCTTCATCTCGATCGCGCCGCCGGCCAATCTCTATGACTTCTCCTTCCTCGCGCCCTGCCCGTCCTCGGGCCTGATCGTCCACGGCGAGAAGGACGCGGTGGTGCCGCCGAAGGACGTCAACACCCTGGTTGAGAAGCTGAAGACGCAGAAGGGCATCGTGATCGACCAGCAGGTCATCCCCGGCGCCAACCACTTCTTCGACGCCAAGCTCGAGCCGCTGATGGAAACCATCACGGCGTACCTCGACATGCGCCTCGCCAACGTGCGCTGA
- a CDS encoding LytTR family DNA-binding domain-containing protein yields the protein MMFAAIAAVALAIGIVNAFSGAQDAAWRGGSYDIGRRLFWEMSSIAVILLLLPILVLAVRRMRRTPGLASQAAIGVIALLGFSALHITGMVWVRKLVLWLAGDAYDFRFSLATVLYEFRKDAVAVVLIAATIWLLESRRELKRAAAALSAPAAPPQPSSPDLIWLRDGTSRIRVVPRDILWVASAGNYIEYSLADGTRHLIRGTLAAAESELVRFSIVRVHRTKLANLYRVRGVDLKPSGDFELAFDTGQTLGGSRRYRPAVASLGSRSSPAGSATVDPPAIHKPS from the coding sequence ATGATGTTCGCTGCGATCGCGGCCGTCGCGCTCGCGATCGGGATCGTCAATGCGTTTTCGGGCGCTCAGGACGCGGCCTGGCGCGGCGGCAGCTACGACATCGGGCGGCGGTTGTTTTGGGAGATGTCGAGCATCGCCGTCATCCTGCTGTTGCTGCCGATCCTGGTCTTGGCCGTCCGCCGAATGCGCCGGACACCCGGCCTCGCCTCGCAGGCGGCAATCGGGGTGATCGCCCTGCTCGGCTTCTCCGCCCTTCACATCACCGGCATGGTTTGGGTGCGCAAGCTCGTGCTCTGGCTCGCCGGCGACGCCTACGACTTCCGTTTCTCGCTCGCGACCGTCCTGTACGAATTCCGGAAAGACGCCGTGGCCGTTGTCCTGATCGCCGCCACGATCTGGCTGCTCGAAAGCCGGCGTGAACTGAAACGCGCCGCAGCCGCTCTGTCGGCGCCGGCGGCCCCGCCCCAGCCGTCGTCACCCGATCTGATCTGGCTGCGCGACGGCACGAGCCGCATTCGCGTGGTCCCGCGCGACATCCTTTGGGTCGCGTCCGCCGGCAACTACATCGAATACAGCCTCGCCGACGGCACCCGGCATCTGATCCGCGGCACGCTGGCGGCGGCGGAAAGCGAGCTGGTGCGCTTTTCCATCGTTCGCGTCCACCGGACCAAGCTTGCCAATCTCTATCGGGTGCGCGGCGTCGACCTCAAGCCATCGGGAGATTTCGAACTCGCCTTCGATACCGGCCAGACGCTCGGCGGCAGCCGGCGTTACCGGCCGGCGGTCGCCTCGCTCGGAAGCCGAAGCTCCCCAGCGGGAAGCGCCACGGTCGATCCACCAGCGATTCACAAACCGTCGTGA
- a CDS encoding acyltransferase family protein, with amino-acid sequence MTTPQQFQSSDRRIDLDWVRILAFGLLIFYHVGMLYVSWGFHIKSEHRLTWLEPVMLFLNPWRLSLLFLVSGVGTRFMLGKSSLASLAGARSARLLIPLIFGMLVIVPPQSYLQIVESLGYPAGFFDFYVKHYLAFGAQFCPNPCIVLPTWNHLWFVVYLWVYTMALIGLLALWPAGADWLGRKLAGMLAGPWLLIMPCLLFAAWRLVLFPAFPSTHALFGDWYNHADHATAFLTGFLLARQEGIWRELERRRWVALLAAAACFSAFILVRAGLFAPSPALKWAAASAYGCYQWLAIAAVLGFARRHFTTDGLARRYLTDAIFPYYIVHQTAIIVIAHQLRDRGLPAGIEACTVIMGTALTCVATYEIVRRMSWLRPLFGLRTAPRRLARMEQHQPA; translated from the coding sequence ATGACAACACCACAGCAATTCCAGAGCTCGGACAGGCGTATCGACCTCGACTGGGTGCGGATTTTAGCCTTCGGGTTGCTGATCTTCTACCACGTCGGCATGCTCTACGTGTCCTGGGGATTTCACATCAAGAGCGAGCACCGGCTGACCTGGCTGGAACCTGTGATGCTGTTCCTCAACCCCTGGCGCCTTTCGCTGCTGTTCCTGGTGTCCGGGGTTGGCACGCGCTTCATGCTCGGCAAGTCCAGCCTGGCCTCGCTCGCCGGGGCGCGGTCGGCACGGCTCTTGATCCCGCTGATCTTCGGCATGCTCGTGATCGTGCCGCCGCAGTCCTATCTCCAGATCGTCGAAAGCCTCGGCTATCCCGCCGGCTTCTTCGACTTCTACGTCAAGCACTACTTAGCCTTCGGCGCGCAGTTCTGCCCGAATCCCTGCATCGTGCTGCCGACTTGGAACCATCTCTGGTTCGTGGTCTATCTGTGGGTCTACACGATGGCCTTGATCGGCCTGCTTGCGCTTTGGCCGGCCGGGGCTGACTGGCTCGGACGGAAGCTGGCTGGAATGCTCGCCGGGCCATGGCTGCTGATCATGCCGTGCCTGCTGTTTGCGGCCTGGCGCTTGGTGCTGTTTCCGGCTTTTCCGTCGACGCATGCGCTGTTCGGCGACTGGTACAACCACGCGGACCATGCGACGGCTTTCCTGACCGGTTTCCTGCTGGCCAGGCAGGAGGGGATCTGGCGCGAACTCGAGCGCCGGCGCTGGGTGGCCCTGCTGGCCGCAGCGGCCTGCTTCTCTGCCTTCATCCTGGTTCGCGCCGGCCTGTTCGCGCCGTCGCCCGCGCTGAAATGGGCCGCGGCCTCGGCCTATGGTTGCTATCAATGGCTCGCGATCGCCGCCGTGCTGGGCTTTGCGCGACGCCATTTCACCACCGACGGCCTCGCGCGGCGCTACCTGACAGATGCGATCTTCCCGTACTACATCGTGCATCAGACCGCGATCATCGTGATCGCGCATCAATTGCGCGACCGCGGTCTCCCGGCTGGAATCGAGGCGTGCACTGTCATCATGGGGACCGCACTCACATGTGTGGCGACCTACGAGATCGTTCGACGCATGTCCTGGCTGCGGCCTCTGTTCGGATTGCGGACGGCGCCGCGAAGGCTTGCGAGGATGGAGCAGCATCAGCCGGCCTGA